Part of the Deltaproteobacteria bacterium genome is shown below.
GCGCGTTTCCGTCGACCCATCGGCGCTCGCCGGCGTCGGCCTCTCGATGGAGGACGTCCGCTCGGCCCTCTCCACCGCCACCGCCAACTCGCCCAAAGGGGCGTTCTCCGGGGAGTCGCAGACCCGCAGCATCGCCGCCAACGACCAGCTCACCAAGGCAGCGCAGTACCGGCCACTGATCATCGGCTACAACAACGGCGCGCCCGTGCGCCTCTCCGACGTGGCACGGGTCAGCGACGACGTCGAGAACCAGCGCGCCGCGGGTTGGGTGGATGGCCGGCGCGCCATCCCGGTGATCATCCGGCGGCAGCCGGGCGCCAACATCATCGAGGTGATCGACCGCGTGAAGGCGCTGATCCCGGAGCTGACGCGCTCGATCAATCCCGCCATCGACGTCACCATCGCGCTGGACCGCAGCACCACCATCCGCGCTTCGGTCGTCGACGTGGAGCGCACCCTCCTCATCAGCATCGGGCTGGTGGTGCTGGTGGTGTTCCTCTTCCTGCGCAACGTGCGGGCCACCGCCATCCCCAGCGTAGCGGTGCCGCTCTCGCTGATCGGCACCTTCGGTGCGATGTACCTGTGCGGCTACAGCCTCGACAACCTGTCGCTGATGGCGCTGACCATCTCCACCGGCTTCGTGGTGGACGACGCCATCGTGGTCACGGAGAACGTCTCCCGGTTCATCGAGGCCGGCGACTCGCCGATGCAGGCTGCGTTCAAGGGAGCCAAGCAGATCGGCTTCACCATCGTGTCGATCACGGCGTCGCTGCTCGCCGTGTTCATCCCGATTCTGTTGATGGGCGGGCTGGTGGGCCGGCTCTTCCGCGAGTTCGCGGTGACGCTCTCGATCGCCATCGCCATCTCGGCGGTGGTGTCGCTGACCGTCACTCCGATGATGGCCTCGCGCATGCTGAAGCACGACCGCGAGGTGAAGCACGGCCGCCTGTACCGCGCCTCGGAAGGCGCCTTCAACTGGATGCGCGACACGTACGGCAGCGCGCTCCGCTGGGTGCTCGAGCACGAGTGGCTGATGCTCGCTGCCACGGGCGCCACCATCGCCTTCACCGTCTATCTCTACGTGGTCATTCCCAAGGGCCTCTTTCCGCAGCAGGACACCGGCTCGCTGGCAGGTGGCTCGCAGGCGCCGCAGGACATCTCGTTTCCGGCGATGAAAGCGCGGACCGAGGCGCTCAACGAGGTGCTCGCCCAGGATCCGAACATCGAGCACTTCGTTTCCTTCATCGGACAGGGAAATACGGGCTTCTTCTTCATCCAGCTCAAGCCCTGGGGCGTGCGGAAGCTCACCGCCGACCAGGTGGTCGGGGCGCTGCGGCCCAAGCTCGCGCGCGTGCCCGGCATCAACCTCTTCCTGCAGAACGTCCAGGACGTGCGCCTGGGCGGCCGCCTTTCCAGCGCGCAGTACCAGTACACGCTGGTAGACGCGAACCTCGACGAGCTGACGAAGTGGGCGCCGGGCGTGCTGGAGAAGCTGCGCTCCCTTCCCCAGCTCCGCGACGTGAATACCGACCAGCAGACACAGGGGCTCCGCCTCGACATCACGGTGGATCGGGATACCGCGGCGCGGCTCGGCATCACCCCCCAGGTGATCGACGACACGATCTACGACGCCTTCGGTCAGCGCCAGGTCGCCACCATGTACACGCAACTGAACCAGTACCGGGTGGTGCTGGAGGTGAAACCGGAATTCCAGGTGACTCCGGCGCAGGTGCAGATGCTGTACGTTCGGACGCCCACCGGCGCCCAGGTGCCGCTCAGCGCCCTCGCGAAGATCACCGAGGCGTCGCAGGCACTGAGCGTCAACCACCAGGGACAGTTCCCGGCCGTGACGCTCTCGTTCAACCTGGCCCCGGATGCCTCGCTGGGACAGGCGGTGACGGCGATCGATCGGGCGACGAGGGAGATCGGGCTTCCGGCAAGCGCGCGGGGATCGTTCCAGGGTACGGCGCAGGCGTTTCAGCAGTCGCTGGCGAGCGAGCCTTTCCTGATCGCCTTCGCGCTGGTGGCCGTCTACATCGTGCTGGGGGTGCTCTACGAGAGCTACGTGCACCCCATCACCATCCTTTCCACCCTGCCCTCCGCAGGCGTCGGCGCGCTGATCGCGCTGTTCGTGGTGAACACGGAGTTCAGCATCATCGCGCTGATCGGAATCATCCTCCTCATCGGCATCGTGAAGAAGAACGCGATCATGATGATCGACTTCGCCATCGAGGCGGAACGCGAGGAAGGCCTCTCCACGGTCGAAGCCATCTACAAGGCGTGTCTCTTGCGCTTCCGGCCGATCCTCATGACCACTCTCGCCGCCCTGCTTGGCGGCGTCCCGCTGGCCATCGGCCACGGCGCCGGCGCCGAGCTGCGGCAGCCCCTCGGCATCACCATCGTGGGCGGCCTGCTCTTCTCGCAGATGCTCACGCTCTTCACCACGCCGGTGATCTACGTCGCCCTCGACCGCTTCACCCGAAGGCAACGCGCCCACGCGCTTCCGGCTCCACAACCGACTGCGTGAGCTCAGCCTCGTGCATCTGCAGACTCAAGACTTACTTCTTTTTCAGGCGGGCTACGGTCTCGCCGAGGCGGCGCTGGGAGTCCGGGGCGAACCAGGTCTCCAGCCAGCGTTCCGCTTCGGCAGCTTCGTTCGCGCGCGCTGCCGCCGCGACGGGGCGGCGCAGCGATTCCTTCACCATCCGGACTCCGGCAGGGGGCAACGCGGCGAGCATCGCCGCGCGCTCCAGCGCGCGCGGAAGCAGCTCGGTTTCCGCGGCGACCTCGTGCAAGAGCCCGAGCTGGAGCGCCTCGCGCGGCGAGACCAGCCGTCCTTCCAGCGCGAGCACCGCCAGCGAAGGACCGGGCACCTGCCAGCGCAGGGTCTCCACCACCAGGGAAGGCAGCCCGATCCCGAGCTGCGCCTCGTTGAGCCCGATGCGCGCCGAATCGCGATCGACGCCGATGCGCACGTCAGCCTGGAGCGCGAGGACGCAACCACCGGCGACCGCATGCCCGTTGACGGCGGCAACGACCGGGATGGGCACCTCGAATGCGCGCATCATCAGGGCGTCGAAGCGGAAGATGAACGATCGCATCCGCGCGCGGTCGAGGCCGACCAGCGCGGGGAGATCGAGGCCGGCGCTGAACGCCGACCCCTGGCCGGTGATCACCGCTGCTCGCGACTCGCTGAGCTGCGCGAGCAGCGACTCGAGGCGGTCGAGGAGCTCGGGCCCGATGGCATTGGCCTTTCCGTTCTCCAGCCGCAACAACGCGACGTTGCCATGGCGTTCGATACGCATCGCTTCATTCACCTCCCCACGACTGACGGGGCTTGCGGGATCGATTGGTTTCCGGCCGCGTCCGCCGTCGCCACGGCGAAGAACCAGTCGTCGGTGGTCACCGAGGGCAGCGTCACCTCCGTCACCTTCCCCAGCGACTGCGCGCGTTCCCAGACCACTCCGTCGGCGGGCCGCCGGTAGAGGATCACCTCGGCGATTCGCGCGTCCGGCGACAGCTTCCAGCGCAGCTTCGCATCGGGCGACACGGCGCCCGCCAGCGTCACCTCCTGCGGCGGCGGCGGCGCAAACGACAGCGAGGCGATGGCCGCCCCCAGCGCCCGGCACATGCGGGCTGCGTACGCGGCGTCGAAGCGCCAGAGCTCGTCTCCGAACCGGACGCCGTTCTCGGTGCGCGGTGTCTGGTGCTGTCCGCGG
Proteins encoded:
- a CDS encoding multidrug efflux RND transporter permease subunit, giving the protein MNVSAPFIRRPVATTLLAIAVVLAGSAAYTQLPVAPLPRVDNPTINVNAGLPGGSPETMASAVATPLERRFGRIAGITEITSASTLGQTQLTLQFDLDRDVDSAARDVQAAMNAAAGDLPPNLPSRPNYRKANPADAPILIVALTSTTLPMGQVFDTANTILAQKISQVSGVGQVTVGGGQQPAVRVSVDPSALAGVGLSMEDVRSALSTATANSPKGAFSGESQTRSIAANDQLTKAAQYRPLIIGYNNGAPVRLSDVARVSDDVENQRAAGWVDGRRAIPVIIRRQPGANIIEVIDRVKALIPELTRSINPAIDVTIALDRSTTIRASVVDVERTLLISIGLVVLVVFLFLRNVRATAIPSVAVPLSLIGTFGAMYLCGYSLDNLSLMALTISTGFVVDDAIVVTENVSRFIEAGDSPMQAAFKGAKQIGFTIVSITASLLAVFIPILLMGGLVGRLFREFAVTLSIAIAISAVVSLTVTPMMASRMLKHDREVKHGRLYRASEGAFNWMRDTYGSALRWVLEHEWLMLAATGATIAFTVYLYVVIPKGLFPQQDTGSLAGGSQAPQDISFPAMKARTEALNEVLAQDPNIEHFVSFIGQGNTGFFFIQLKPWGVRKLTADQVVGALRPKLARVPGINLFLQNVQDVRLGGRLSSAQYQYTLVDANLDELTKWAPGVLEKLRSLPQLRDVNTDQQTQGLRLDITVDRDTAARLGITPQVIDDTIYDAFGQRQVATMYTQLNQYRVVLEVKPEFQVTPAQVQMLYVRTPTGAQVPLSALAKITEASQALSVNHQGQFPAVTLSFNLAPDASLGQAVTAIDRATREIGLPASARGSFQGTAQAFQQSLASEPFLIAFALVAVYIVLGVLYESYVHPITILSTLPSAGVGALIALFVVNTEFSIIALIGIILLIGIVKKNAIMMIDFAIEAEREEGLSTVEAIYKACLLRFRPILMTTLAALLGGVPLAIGHGAGAELRQPLGITIVGGLLFSQMLTLFTTPVIYVALDRFTRRQRAHALPAPQPTA
- a CDS encoding enoyl-CoA hydratase/isomerase family protein; translated protein: MRIERHGNVALLRLENGKANAIGPELLDRLESLLAQLSESRAAVITGQGSAFSAGLDLPALVGLDRARMRSFIFRFDALMMRAFEVPIPVVAAVNGHAVAGGCVLALQADVRIGVDRDSARIGLNEAQLGIGLPSLVVETLRWQVPGPSLAVLALEGRLVSPREALQLGLLHEVAAETELLPRALERAAMLAALPPAGVRMVKESLRRPVAAAARANEAAEAERWLETWFAPDSQRRLGETVARLKKK